A window of Dehalococcoidia bacterium genomic DNA:
GGCGAGCCGCTGCTCACGGGAGCGGTCGCATCCCCGGCAGGGCAACACGACTTCCATCCCCAGCTCGCCTCAATGCCGGATGGGGCGATCGGCTGTGCCTTCTACGAGTTCGGTGCCAAAGGCAGCCCGCCGGCCGGTCTCCCACGGATCGACGTGGTGCTGGCGGCGACGACCGGCAGCGGCACGCCGTTCAGCCGGCGAGCACTGGTGACCGACCAACCGTGGGACCCGACGGTAGATGCGCCGCTGTCGCACGGCGACCCGTGGGTGACGTTCATCGGCGACTACTTCGGGCTTGCGGCGAGCAACCTGGGCTTCTTCCCGTTTTGGACCGACACGCGCACCGGCATCCAGGAGATCTTCACCGCCCGCGTGGCGCGGCATCGCGCGTAGATGGGACTGTCGCCGGCTTCCGAGCGCCGTGCAGCATCATTGCTCAAAGCCGGTCCGGCAGGGCACGAGTGGAAAGCGGCGACCGCTCAGCCCACGCTGAAGCGCGGCGGGCGCCGCTCGCGCAGCGCGTCCAGCGCCTCGCGCGGGTTGGGCGTGTCGTATGCGTGGGCGAAGATCTCGATGCCGCGCTCGATCGCGCGGTCGATCGCCTCGCCCGCCCAGGCGCGGATCAGTTGCTTCTGCAGGCGCAGCGCCGGACCGCTGAAGCCGGCGATCTGCTCCGCCAGCCGCGCACTCTCCGCGGCCAGCGCCTCCGCCGGCACCACGCGCGTGACCAGGCCGTAGCGCTGCGCCGCGGCCGCATCCCACTCGTCGCCGCTGAGCACGAAGTCGGCGGCGCGACCCAGGCCGACGAGCGGTACGAACAGCGCCGCCTCGATCACCGAGGGCAGCCCGACCTTGATCTCCGGCATGCCGAAGCGGGCCGAGCCGGCGGCGATCCGGATGTCGCAGGCCGCGGCCAGCTCGGCCGCGCCGCCGAAGCAGTAGCCGTGCACGGCGGCGATCACGATCTGCGGCAGAGCGCGGATCGCCGCCATCAGCTCGTGCAGGTGCGTGATGAAGGCGCGGCCCGTGGCGCCGTCCAGCTCGCGCAACTGGTTCACGTCGGCGCCGGCGCTGAAGCAGCGCCCGTTGCCGGAGAGCACGATCGCCGCCACGCTGCGGTCGCCGGCAAAGCCGGCGAACGCCTCCGCGAGCGCGGCCGTCAGCTCGCGGCTGAGCGCGTTCAGCTTCTCCGGCCGGTTCAGCCGCACCCGGGCGATGCGCCCTTCGCGCTCGATTTCGACCAGGCCGCTCGCCAGCTCTTGCTCGCTCATCCCCGCATCACCCACTCGGCCGCCGCGTTCGCTCGCCGCCGCTCTGCCTGCTACGCTAGCCCGCGGGGGCCATACGGTCACGCGGGCGGGCCAGAAAGCGGCACGCTACGCTGAAGGCACGGCCGGATGCGAGGCGATGCCCGACTTTGAGCTGAACGAAGACGGTCTGATGGTGGCGACGCGCGATTTTCTGCTGCGCCGCGGCTTCTGCTGCGGCTGCGGCTGCCGCAACTGCCCCTACCGCGGCACAGCGCAGGACCGTCGCCCGCCCGCGTTGCGGCGCGATCTCGAACGGCCGGCTTCGCCGAGCTGAACCGGTATCAGCGGCCGCGGAAGGCCGGCGCCCGGCGCTCGACGAAGGCGCGCATGCCCTCGGCCACGTCCTCCGTATTGTTGAGCACGCTCATGTAGTAGCCGATCGCGTCGAAGTGGCCGCGCAGCGGCAGCCCCAGCCCTTCGCGGATCGCCCGCTTCGCCATCGCCAGCGCGATCGGCGGGCCGGCGGCGATGCGTTCCGCCAGCTCGCGCGCGGCCGTGGCCAGCTCCGCGTCGGGCAGGCAGCGGTTGACCAGCCCGATGCGCTCCGCCTCCGGCCCCGGCACGAAATCGCCGGTGAAGATCAGCTCGTACGCCTTCGCCAGCCCCACCAGCCGCGGCAGGAACCAGGCGCCGCCTTCATCGGGCACGAGGCCGCGCTTGATGTAGAGCATGGCGAAGCGGGCGCTCTCGGCGCAGAGGCGCAGGTCGCAGGCGAGGGCGATATCCATGCCCATGCCCACCGCCGCGCCGTTCACCGCCGCGATCACCGGCTTCTCCAGCTCGTGCAGACCGAGCGGCATGGCGTGGCGCTGCTCATTCTGGCGCCAGCGATCGACGGCCGACGGCTCGCCGCCCTCGCGCAGGCGCGCGTCCCAGGCGTTCACGTCGGCGCCGGAGCAGAAGGCGCGGCCGGCGCCGGTGAGCACCACGGCGCGCACGGCGGCATCGGCGCGCACCTCGGCGATCGCGGCGCGCAGGTCGTCTTCCATTTTCGGCGTGAAGGCGTTGAGCCGCTCGGGCCGGTGCAGAGTGATCGTGGCCACGGCGCCGTCGCGGCTGAGCAGCGCCTCGGTGTAGGCCGTCATCGTCATCGTCGTTGCCTCCTCCCCGCTCCGGGACACGGCGCTGTCACAGTAGCACGGATGGCGGCCGCCGCGACCCGGCCACTTCGCTCAGCCGGATGGCCGGCCAGCTGGTGCTTCAGCGCCACCTCCCGGACCGCGTCTGCCGGGTGCTCCTGCGCGGCGTCGCTGCGGCGCCCGGCCAGTAACGTCCTAACCGCAGACTGCAGGGTCTTTCGGAACGCCCTGTTGCTGTGTCAAGCTCAGGCATTGGCATCGACAAACCGAGCCGGCCCAGCTTGAAGGAGCGTGAGCGCCATGGCGTTCTACGAACGTGGACCCGTCCGCATCCACTACGCAGAGGTTGGTTCGGGCTTCCCCCTGCTGCTGATTCCGGGCGGCGGACTGAACTCGGCGCTCTCCTCCTGGCAGACCGCCTCGCCCTTCAACCCCATGGACCGGTACAAAGACGACTTCCGCTGCATCTGCGCCGACCTGCGCAACGCCAATCCCGGCCAGTCCAGCGGCCCGCTGGAGATCGACCGCCCCTGGGACGCTTACACCGACGATCAGCTCGGGCTGATGGACGAATTGGGTATCCGCGAGTTCCTGGTGATGGGCTTCTGCATCGGCGGGCCGATGATCCACAACCTGATCAAGCGGGCGCCGGAGCGCATCGTCGCGGCGGCGATGATGCAGCCGAGCGGCTTCCGGCCGGAGCTGCCGGACCTCTTCTACCAGAACAACATCAAGGGCTGGGGGCCGGGGCTGTGCGCGAAGCGCCCCGAGATCACGATGGAGATGGTCCACGACTTCCTCACCAGCATGTACACCAACCACGCCGACTTCGTCTTCACCGTGCCGCGCGACTTCGTCCGCACGATCCAGACGCCGCTGCTGATCGCGCCAGACGACGTGCCCGCGCACCCGTACGCCGTCGCGATGGAGGTGGCCGGCCTCGCTCCGCACGCCGAGGTGACGATCTATCCCTGGAAGGATTCGCCGGAGCACATCGACGCGGCCGTGGAGCACGCGCGCCGCTTCCTCAAGGCGCACGCACCCGTCCGAGCGTAGCGCCCCGGTCCAGCGCGTTCAGCCCCCTCGCGCGGTGGCGATTCGATGTGCAGCCGGCGCTGCTCGCGGCGCACTTCACAGCTGCATGGTGGCGACGCCGGAGGCAGGCGAGTCAGCGCGGTCGTTCGCCAGGCCGAGCCTCGTGTGCAGCACCGAGCCCTTCGTGCCTGTTGAACCTACAGGGTGCCGTAGATGCGCTCCAGGCCGTAGCCGCCGAGGGCGAGGGAGAGCTCGCCGCCGTGGTGGATCTCATGTTCGAGCACGTGCCAGATGATCCACTGGCGCGTGCGTTCGCCGATGGCGCGCCGCTCTTCCTCGCGCATCTGCGGCGGCGGCGCAAAACGCTGGCTCAGATCGGCGGGCGTCCAGCGGGCGAGGACGTCGGCAACCAGTTGCCAGGTAGCTTTGAAGCCCGTGACCAGCTCCGCGGACGAGCGCGGGGGCACCTCCACCGGGTCCGCGGGGTCCCAGTGGGCGATGGGGGCCAGATCGGGGCTGCCCTCGCCCATCCACACGTGAAACCACCAGACGCGGTTGGCAATGACGTGCTGCGTCACCATTCCGATCGAGTAGTGGCGCGATGACGCGGGCAGAACGAGCTGTTCGGGCGAAAGCGGCGCGATGATCTCGGCCAGGTTGCGCTGGTACATCTCCCAGCCGCCGTAGAACGTGCTCAGAGGAAGTGCCGCTGCCGTCGTCGTCATCCGTCTGCGCTCCTTGCTTCTTCCAAGATGCCACCAAACGGCAGGCGCAGCCAGCAAGGGCGGACATAAGCGCCGCGGCAGCGCCCGCACATGGCCGCATCCGGCTGGCGTGCTTTATCTCCCGTCGGGCGCATCGGGGCACTGATAGCGGAGAAGGACAACGCCGCTGCCGAAGCTGCGGGTCTCGGCGAGCCGGAGCGTAAAGGCGGCGTCTGAGGGTTGGAACAGGGGATTGCCCCGGCCGATGACGACCGGGTGGACGTAGAGCCGGTACTCGTCGATCAGGCCGTGGCGCCGGAAGGCCGCGGCGAGGCTGGCTCCGCCGAGCGCCAGGTCGCCCCCCGGCTGCGCCTTCAGCGCCCTGACCGCTTCAGGCACGACCTCGCGCACGATCGTGGTGTTCCAGCCGGCCCGCGCCAGGGTCCGGGAGTAGACGAACTTCGGCATCTCCCGCCAGATGACCGCGAACTCCTTCTCGGGCTCGCCGCTCGCGGGGTCCGCGTCGGCGGTCGGCCAGTAGCCGGCCATCAGTTCGTAGGTGACGCGGCCGTCGAGGAAGGCGCCCATCGCGCCGAGTTGCTGGTTGAAGTGGCGGTGCAGCTCGTCGTCGACCAGTTGCCAGTCGAGCTCGTGGTGCGGCCCCTCAAAGAAGCCGTCGAGCGACACCGACATGAACACGATGATCTTGCGCATCGCGAATCCTTGGCCTTGCGTTGGCCGCGCGGCTGCAGCCCTCACTCGTCCATGGTACCAACGCCGAAGACCAGCGGCCTGGCGATTCCGTCGTTCACGTCCGGCCAGTCGTGCAGGACGGCGCTGGTCGATTCGGCGTAGCGCGGCGATCGCTGCTACCCTGCAAATGGCGCCCGGCATGGCCGATCCCGCGCTGGCAAAGCCCGGTTTCGCCCGGAGCCGGTCCGGGGCTCAATGCGGGCCGCAAGCGCGTCGCTGCAGCCCCGGCGCATGCGTGCAGCGCAGCGGTCGGGCACCGGCACGGTGCGGCGTCGCGATGGAAGCCAAGGAAGCCCGGATGGAAGACGCTGACCGCCAGACCGGCTACGCCCCGGTGAACGGGCTGAAGATGTACTACGAGATCCACGGCACGGGGCAGCCGCTCGTGGTGCTGCACGGCTCCTTCATGACGATCGAGCTGATGGGCAAGCTGGTGCCGGAGCTGGCCAGGAGCCGCCAGGTCATCGCCGTCGAGTTTCAGGGGCATGGGCACACCGCCGACATCGACCGCCCGATCACCTACGAAAACCTGGCGGACGACACGGCAGCCCTCCTGCGTCACGTCGGGGTCGAGAGCGCCGACGTCTACGGCTACAGCCTGGGCGGCGGCGTCGCCCTGCAGATCGCCCTGCGCCACCCGCAAGTGGTCCGCAAGCTGATCGTGGCCTCGGCTTCCTATACGAGCGAGGGCATGTACCCTGAGGTGCTGGCCGGCATCGAGCAGATCAAGCCGGAGCTGTTCGACGGTACCCCCTGGCGCGGGGCATACGACCGCACGGCGCCCCACCCCGGGGCCTTCGCCGCGCTGGTCGCGAAGTTGCGGCAGCTTGACATGACCCCCTATACCTGGCCGGCCGAGGCAGTGCGGGCGATCGGCGCGCCCACCCTGATCGTGCTCGGCGACGCCGACGGGATCCGTCCCGAGCACGCGGTCGAGCTGTTTCGGCTGCGCGGCGGGGGCGTCTTCGGCGACCTGGCGGGGCTCCCGGCCGCCCAGCTCGCCGTGCTGCCGGGGACGACGCACCTGGGCATGCTCGACCGCGCCGACTGGCTGGTTGCGATCGTCTCGCCGTTCCTCGACGCGCCGCTTCACCCGTCCGCATGATCGCCGGCCGCCGCCCGGCCCGGCGCCCGTGACGAGGGCAATGCGGGCTGTGCGCTCAGCCGTGAAGCGCTGAAACGCCCGCGGCACTGAAGGGCGCAGCGGCACGTTCGAACCCGCCAGACGCGGTGCGATGGCCGCGCGGGCATCTCAGTACGGCAAGCCCTTCAGGCCGAGCAGGCTGCGCGCCAGGCAGGCGCGGCCGAGATGGCCGTTGCCGTGGCCGATCAGGCCGTGGCCGATCGCCTCCATATGCGGGATCTCACCCCAGGGGCGGATGAACTGCACGGTGGCCAGGTACGCCGCGTCCATCGCCGCGATGCGCGGCACCACTGCCTCTTCGACCGCGCGGATGTAGCGCTTGAACTCCTCCGGCTCGGGGTACTTCTGCGCGTAGGCTTCGCCGGGATTCATGCCCGTGCCCTGATCGACCTTCGGCAACCCCCAGCGTTCGTGGAAGCCGCCCGTCAGCCAAACCGGCTGCTCGCGCTCGAAGACGAAGTGGATAATGTTGTCCGTCGTGCGCACCACGTGCCAGACGTCGAAGCCGATCGCGTTGGCGCGGCCGCCGTGCGTGTCGCTCAACTGATCGACCGTCAGCCCATCGACCGCCAGCGTGCTGTACAGCAGCAGGCGCCCGACCAGGTGGCTGTACTGCGCCGCCAGCGTCGGCTCGACGCCCATTTTCGAGAAGTCCGCCATCGCCTTGCCCTCACCCTTCCTCGCGCCGCTCGATGTACACGCCGCCGAACGCGGCCGGATCGGTGCTCTGCGCCAGCACCAGCGTGTCCGGCGAGCCGTCGATCGTCAACTCCACTTCTTCGTCGCCGCGGCGGCCAGATGAACGGTGCGCGGGGCGTCGTATCATGCCGGCAGAGCGCCGGCCGCGTGCAGACGCGCGAACGACAACCCGCCGCTGAGCAGCGGGGAGAAGGCGGTGTGCCGCATGTCCTACTTCAACAGCTTTGCGCAGGGGCTTGAGCCGCTCGATATGACCAAATCTGACGAGTTCGCCAGCCTGGTGGCGAGCGCTCACGACCTGGGCCTGCGCGCGCCGCACGGCGTCCGCTACGTCTCGCGCAACACGGTGGTCAACGGCCTGCGCTTCCACTTCCTGGAGTGGGGCGACCCGGCGGCGCCCGCGCTGCTTTTCCTGCACGGCGGCAATCAGACGGCGCACAGCTGGGACCTCGTCAGCCTGGAGCTGGCCGATCGCTACCACATCATCGCCCTCGACCAGCGCGGCCACGGCGACACCGAATGGCCCCGCGACGGCGCGGCCGACCGCCACGCCAAGGCGGACGACGCGCACAGGCTGCTCGAAACGCTGGGCATCGACCATCCAGTGGTGGCCGGACACTCGATGGGCGGCATCGTGGCGATGACGCTGCTAGTCGCCTACCCGGAGCTGGCGCGCAAGGCGGTGATCGTGGACGTGGGACCGGAGGTGGGGGCCGCGGGGGCGAAGTACATCGGCAACTTCGTCAGCAGCGTGCACGAAGTGAACTCGCTGGACGAGTTCGTCGACCGCGTGGCGGCGTACGACCCGTTCCGCACGCGGGAGCACATCAACCGCACGGTGCGCTACAACCTGATGCAGCGGGCCGACGGCAAGTTCGTGAGCAAGCACGACCACCGCGACCGGCTGGAGTGGCGGCCGCGACAGACGCAGGTGGTGGAGCTGGACGACCCGGAGCCGCCGGCGACGACCGCCGCCGAGAATGCGGCGCGCATCGACCGGCCAGGCTACGAAGAGGTGGCGCGCATTCCCTGCCCGGTCTTAATCGTGCGCGGGGCGCAGAGCAACGTGCTGCTGCCGGAGATGGCGGAGCGCTTCGCCAGGACGCTGGCCCGCGGCCGGCTTGTGGAAGTGGCAAAGAGCGGCCACAACGTCCACTCGCAGAACACGGCCGGCTTCCTGGCCGTGCTGGAGCCGTTCCTGCAGCAGTAGCGACGAGGAAG
This region includes:
- a CDS encoding enoyl-CoA hydratase-related protein, whose protein sequence is MSEQELASGLVEIEREGRIARVRLNRPEKLNALSRELTAALAEAFAGFAGDRSVAAIVLSGNGRCFSAGADVNQLRELDGATGRAFITHLHELMAAIRALPQIVIAAVHGYCFGGAAELAAACDIRIAAGSARFGMPEIKVGLPSVIEAALFVPLVGLGRAADFVLSGDEWDAAAAQRYGLVTRVVPAEALAAESARLAEQIAGFSGPALRLQKQLIRAWAGEAIDRAIERGIEIFAHAYDTPNPREALDALRERRPPRFSVG
- a CDS encoding DUF5522 domain-containing protein, with translation MPDFELNEDGLMVATRDFLLRRGFCCGCGCRNCPYRGTAQDRRPPALRRDLERPASPS
- a CDS encoding enoyl-CoA hydratase-related protein, whose translation is MTMTAYTEALLSRDGAVATITLHRPERLNAFTPKMEDDLRAAIAEVRADAAVRAVVLTGAGRAFCSGADVNAWDARLREGGEPSAVDRWRQNEQRHAMPLGLHELEKPVIAAVNGAAVGMGMDIALACDLRLCAESARFAMLYIKRGLVPDEGGAWFLPRLVGLAKAYELIFTGDFVPGPEAERIGLVNRCLPDAELATAARELAERIAAGPPIALAMAKRAIREGLGLPLRGHFDAIGYYMSVLNNTEDVAEGMRAFVERRAPAFRGR
- a CDS encoding alpha/beta hydrolase — encoded protein: MAFYERGPVRIHYAEVGSGFPLLLIPGGGLNSALSSWQTASPFNPMDRYKDDFRCICADLRNANPGQSSGPLEIDRPWDAYTDDQLGLMDELGIREFLVMGFCIGGPMIHNLIKRAPERIVAAAMMQPSGFRPELPDLFYQNNIKGWGPGLCAKRPEITMEMVHDFLTSMYTNHADFVFTVPRDFVRTIQTPLLIAPDDVPAHPYAVAMEVAGLAPHAEVTIYPWKDSPEHIDAAVEHARRFLKAHAPVRA
- a CDS encoding DinB family protein → MTTTAAALPLSTFYGGWEMYQRNLAEIIAPLSPEQLVLPASSRHYSIGMVTQHVIANRVWWFHVWMGEGSPDLAPIAHWDPADPVEVPPRSSAELVTGFKATWQLVADVLARWTPADLSQRFAPPPQMREEERRAIGERTRQWIIWHVLEHEIHHGGELSLALGGYGLERIYGTL
- a CDS encoding dihydrofolate reductase family protein is translated as MRKIIVFMSVSLDGFFEGPHHELDWQLVDDELHRHFNQQLGAMGAFLDGRVTYELMAGYWPTADADPASGEPEKEFAVIWREMPKFVYSRTLARAGWNTTIVREVVPEAVRALKAQPGGDLALGGASLAAAFRRHGLIDEYRLYVHPVVIGRGNPLFQPSDAAFTLRLAETRSFGSGVVLLRYQCPDAPDGR
- a CDS encoding alpha/beta hydrolase, with product MEDADRQTGYAPVNGLKMYYEIHGTGQPLVVLHGSFMTIELMGKLVPELARSRQVIAVEFQGHGHTADIDRPITYENLADDTAALLRHVGVESADVYGYSLGGGVALQIALRHPQVVRKLIVASASYTSEGMYPEVLAGIEQIKPELFDGTPWRGAYDRTAPHPGAFAALVAKLRQLDMTPYTWPAEAVRAIGAPTLIVLGDADGIRPEHAVELFRLRGGGVFGDLAGLPAAQLAVLPGTTHLGMLDRADWLVAIVSPFLDAPLHPSA
- a CDS encoding DinB family protein, with translation MADFSKMGVEPTLAAQYSHLVGRLLLYSTLAVDGLTVDQLSDTHGGRANAIGFDVWHVVRTTDNIIHFVFEREQPVWLTGGFHERWGLPKVDQGTGMNPGEAYAQKYPEPEEFKRYIRAVEEAVVPRIAAMDAAYLATVQFIRPWGEIPHMEAIGHGLIGHGNGHLGRACLARSLLGLKGLPY
- a CDS encoding alpha/beta hydrolase, which gives rise to MSYFNSFAQGLEPLDMTKSDEFASLVASAHDLGLRAPHGVRYVSRNTVVNGLRFHFLEWGDPAAPALLFLHGGNQTAHSWDLVSLELADRYHIIALDQRGHGDTEWPRDGAADRHAKADDAHRLLETLGIDHPVVAGHSMGGIVAMTLLVAYPELARKAVIVDVGPEVGAAGAKYIGNFVSSVHEVNSLDEFVDRVAAYDPFRTREHINRTVRYNLMQRADGKFVSKHDHRDRLEWRPRQTQVVELDDPEPPATTAAENAARIDRPGYEEVARIPCPVLIVRGAQSNVLLPEMAERFARTLARGRLVEVAKSGHNVHSQNTAGFLAVLEPFLQQ